A single genomic interval of Halorubrum aethiopicum harbors:
- a CDS encoding helix-hairpin-helix domain-containing protein, which translates to MSDPDLTDLDGVGEKRAELLRRRGYATVESVVDATLDDLVEIDGIGPATATDLLASAVRLLDTSEPTAETPRVSRVGTTFPRFEPVTTFPKPRIPFARPTRTPPTVESGSDRKPADYDASRPPDDIISRPPDDERRRGERRRRAGSEAAVGDAGTTLELAGHLLGREADRRGRVGHTPIDPSAVDVNVTVRFAPASRFDVDAAATLAEAGVPAAALKALPKFEDRVLERLEEDPSFAADVVASPDLVSEALDDGDPLSDLFASSAGSPRRRRDVGLAPVGLASLRVGTADGPGGE; encoded by the coding sequence AGTCGGTGGTGGACGCCACCCTCGACGACCTCGTCGAGATCGACGGCATCGGACCGGCGACGGCGACCGACCTCCTCGCGTCCGCGGTGCGGCTGCTGGACACGAGCGAGCCCACGGCGGAGACGCCGCGCGTCTCGCGCGTCGGGACCACGTTCCCCCGTTTCGAGCCGGTGACGACGTTCCCGAAACCGCGGATTCCGTTCGCGCGGCCGACCCGAACTCCGCCGACCGTCGAGTCCGGATCGGACCGGAAACCTGCCGACTACGACGCCTCACGGCCGCCGGACGACATCATTTCGCGACCGCCGGACGACGAGCGCCGACGCGGCGAGAGACGACGGCGGGCCGGCAGCGAGGCGGCGGTCGGCGACGCCGGGACCACGCTCGAGCTCGCGGGCCACCTGCTGGGTCGGGAGGCTGACCGACGGGGGCGCGTCGGGCATACCCCGATCGATCCCTCGGCGGTCGACGTGAACGTCACCGTCAGGTTCGCGCCCGCGTCCCGGTTCGACGTCGACGCCGCGGCGACGCTCGCGGAAGCGGGCGTTCCGGCGGCGGCGCTGAAGGCGCTCCCGAAGTTCGAGGACCGCGTTCTCGAACGGCTCGAGGAGGACCCGTCGTTCGCCGCCGACGTCGTGGCGTCGCCCGACCTCGTGAGCGAGGCGCTCGATGACGGCGACCCGCTCTCGGACCTGTTCGCGTCGTCCGCCGGCTCTCCGCGGCGACGCCGTGACGTCGGACTCGCGCCGGTCGGCCTCGCCTCGCTGCGCGTCGGGACCGCCGACGGCCCGGGGGGTGAGTGA
- a CDS encoding DUF7576 family protein, whose product MVDPTSDLGEEDEESAPRCASCGEPALGVERRTVTWVEDDVVERRHFCSEACREEWE is encoded by the coding sequence ATGGTGGATCCGACATCCGATCTCGGCGAGGAGGACGAGGAGTCCGCGCCCCGGTGTGCGTCCTGCGGGGAGCCCGCGCTCGGCGTCGAGAGGCGGACGGTGACGTGGGTCGAGGACGATGTGGTCGAGCGACGACACTTCTGTAGCGAGGCGTGTCGCGAGGAGTGGGAGTAG
- a CDS encoding CRTAC1 family protein, with amino-acid sequence MFADRSDLLADADPVRGYGVAVTPGRDGPLVFVAGYGEPNRLYAREDGGPARFSDTACGIVADGDRHAMGVCAADVDADGCEEIYVHNCANSVGVAGDSDLLLDRLEAEAYRWTDTFALPVNADRLNFRAGRSVAALDRLGTGRYGVAVASYGAPLAFYELGDDGEASDMADAVGLAVEDGCRSLLPGPLCSEGTDLFVGVEAGPNRLFRNEGGHYEAVDGGPDLADPAGDARGVALVDEGGSFALAVGNWEGHSRLLRADAEGRYRDVAPSALRAAEGVRSVVAADFDNDGRQELFCNGFGEASRLFERVDPVADGRGGRAGSAGADDGDATEPRWVPGDVGAAAEPTGFGTGAVAADLDGDGVLELVVVHGEVAAQPISVYAAPGAADNGWLRVRPTTPQGAPARGATVRLRVAGGGTQRRVIDAGGGYLCQTEPIAHFGLGDAKPERVVVRWPDGRERAIDDPDANVELDVAHPTVGAE; translated from the coding sequence ATGTTCGCGGACCGTTCCGATCTGCTCGCCGACGCCGACCCGGTTCGCGGGTACGGCGTCGCCGTGACGCCCGGTCGGGACGGGCCGCTGGTCTTCGTCGCCGGATACGGGGAGCCGAACCGGCTGTACGCCCGCGAGGACGGCGGACCGGCGAGGTTTTCCGACACCGCCTGCGGCATCGTCGCCGACGGCGACAGACACGCGATGGGCGTGTGCGCGGCCGACGTCGACGCCGACGGCTGCGAGGAGATATACGTCCACAACTGCGCCAACAGCGTCGGCGTCGCCGGCGACTCCGACCTCCTCCTCGACCGGCTGGAGGCGGAGGCCTACCGGTGGACCGACACCTTCGCGCTGCCCGTCAACGCCGACCGGCTCAACTTCCGGGCCGGCCGCTCCGTCGCCGCGCTCGACCGCCTCGGGACCGGCCGCTACGGCGTCGCCGTCGCCAGCTACGGCGCGCCGCTCGCGTTCTACGAGCTCGGCGACGACGGCGAGGCCTCCGACATGGCCGACGCGGTCGGGCTGGCGGTCGAGGACGGCTGCCGGTCGCTGCTGCCCGGCCCGCTCTGTTCGGAGGGAACCGACCTGTTCGTCGGCGTCGAGGCCGGACCGAACCGGCTGTTCCGCAACGAGGGGGGCCACTACGAGGCGGTCGACGGCGGGCCCGACCTCGCCGACCCCGCGGGCGACGCGCGCGGCGTCGCGCTGGTCGACGAGGGCGGGTCGTTCGCGCTCGCGGTCGGCAACTGGGAGGGTCACAGCCGGCTGCTCAGGGCCGACGCCGAGGGACGGTACCGCGACGTCGCCCCGTCGGCGCTTCGCGCGGCGGAGGGCGTCCGGTCAGTGGTCGCCGCCGACTTCGACAACGACGGGAGACAGGAGCTGTTCTGTAACGGCTTCGGCGAGGCCAGCCGGCTGTTCGAGCGGGTCGACCCGGTCGCGGACGGTCGGGGGGGCCGAGCGGGGTCCGCCGGTGCCGACGACGGCGACGCGACCGAACCCCGCTGGGTCCCCGGCGACGTCGGCGCGGCGGCCGAGCCGACGGGGTTCGGCACGGGCGCGGTCGCCGCCGACCTCGACGGCGACGGCGTCCTCGAGCTCGTCGTCGTCCACGGGGAGGTCGCGGCCCAGCCGATCTCGGTGTACGCCGCGCCCGGCGCGGCCGACAACGGCTGGCTCCGCGTCCGTCCGACGACGCCGCAGGGCGCGCCGGCACGCGGGGCGACCGTGCGGCTCCGCGTCGCGGGCGGCGGAACCCAGCGGCGCGTGATCGACGCCGGCGGCGGCTACCTCTGCCAGACGGAGCCGATCGCGCACTTCGGACTCGGGGACGCGAAGCCGGAACGCGTCGTCGTGCGCTGGCCCGACGGCCGCGAACGGGCGATCGACGACCCGGACGCGAACGTCGAACTCGACGTGGCGCACCCGACCGTCGGCGCGGAGTGA
- a CDS encoding anaerobic glycerol-3-phosphate dehydrogenase subunit C: MTRHTENDDDEAEGTDEPHGGCGCGGTDGTPQPNVPEIGRDERPAIFVPDDGDEARAAGSDSAGSSAANGPAEPTESAATDAPRTATDGGVESATGGSDSTELDPDAYDPIDVFPEGDLDLRDGADSCYKCTSCDTSCPVAEVDDEFPGPKFQGPEQWRLKRKGDHDIDESITSCSNCMRCDDACPSSVPLSQMHNEARGQFVEEQMEKLSVEYVRNRILANYRTSARLASVVPRLSSFAMNFGPARWAMDKVLGIPKERDFPEFATTTFREWWRDRGGAQVENPDKRVAYFHGCYSNYNTPEVGKAMVRVYEHFGYEVMVPPQKCSGTPMFANGMLKDARRHAETNVENLVEAIGDGADVIASCTSCSMSLRQEYPELFDIHGIEDVSDHTFEALEYLRIHEDLDEALAEARPEDDRSFAYHAPCHARNQGLARQAVETFRDVDGVELEDVGDSCSGISGTYGWKSEKYEKSMQIGEEMFDHMEAAEGEVGMTECPTCAMQMEHGTGYEIEHPLQLLEETVVA; the protein is encoded by the coding sequence ATGACACGACACACGGAGAACGACGACGACGAGGCGGAGGGGACCGACGAACCACACGGCGGGTGCGGCTGTGGGGGAACCGACGGGACGCCGCAGCCGAACGTCCCGGAGATCGGTCGCGACGAGCGCCCGGCGATATTCGTCCCCGACGACGGGGACGAGGCGAGAGCCGCCGGGAGCGACTCCGCGGGGTCGTCCGCGGCGAACGGGCCGGCCGAGCCGACCGAATCGGCCGCGACGGACGCGCCGCGAACCGCGACCGACGGGGGCGTCGAGAGCGCGACCGGCGGCAGCGACTCGACCGAGCTCGACCCCGACGCCTACGACCCGATCGACGTGTTCCCCGAGGGCGACCTCGACCTCCGCGACGGGGCCGACTCCTGTTACAAGTGTACTTCCTGTGACACGTCGTGTCCGGTCGCGGAGGTGGACGACGAGTTCCCCGGTCCGAAGTTCCAGGGACCCGAACAGTGGCGGCTCAAGCGGAAGGGGGACCACGACATCGACGAGTCGATCACCTCGTGTTCGAACTGTATGCGGTGTGACGACGCCTGCCCCTCCTCCGTGCCGCTCTCGCAGATGCACAACGAGGCGCGCGGCCAGTTCGTCGAGGAACAGATGGAGAAGCTCTCCGTCGAGTACGTCCGCAACCGCATCCTCGCGAACTACCGGACCTCGGCGCGGCTGGCGAGCGTGGTCCCGCGGCTCTCCTCGTTCGCGATGAACTTCGGCCCCGCCCGCTGGGCGATGGACAAGGTGCTCGGGATCCCCAAGGAGCGCGACTTCCCCGAGTTCGCGACGACGACGTTCCGCGAGTGGTGGCGCGACCGCGGCGGCGCGCAGGTCGAGAACCCGGACAAGCGCGTGGCGTACTTCCACGGCTGTTACTCCAACTACAACACGCCGGAGGTCGGCAAGGCGATGGTCCGCGTCTACGAGCACTTCGGCTACGAGGTGATGGTGCCGCCCCAGAAGTGCTCGGGCACGCCGATGTTCGCGAACGGGATGCTCAAGGACGCCCGCCGGCACGCCGAGACCAACGTCGAGAACCTGGTCGAGGCGATCGGCGACGGCGCGGACGTGATCGCGTCGTGTACCTCCTGTTCGATGTCGCTGCGCCAGGAGTACCCCGAGCTGTTCGACATCCACGGCATCGAGGACGTCTCCGATCACACCTTCGAGGCGCTCGAGTACCTCCGGATCCACGAGGACCTGGACGAGGCGCTGGCGGAGGCGCGCCCCGAGGACGACCGGTCGTTCGCGTATCACGCGCCGTGTCACGCCCGCAACCAGGGGCTCGCCCGGCAGGCGGTCGAGACGTTCCGCGACGTCGACGGGGTCGAACTGGAGGACGTGGGCGACTCCTGTTCGGGGATCTCGGGCACCTACGGCTGGAAGAGCGAGAAGTACGAGAAGTCGATGCAGATCGGCGAGGAGATGTTCGATCACATGGAGGCCGCCGAGGGCGAGGTCGGGATGACGGAGTGTCCGACCTGCGCGATGCAGATGGAACACGGCACCGGCTACGAGATCGAACACCCGCTCCAGCTGCTCGAGGAGACGGTCGTGGCGTAG
- the glpB gene encoding glycerol-3-phosphate dehydrogenase subunit GlpB: MAIDSEVLVVGGGIAGITAAIAAAREGADTRLVSHKASTLRQASGLIDALGYLPATEPAKPLREGPPTAGRNLDPDEWPDPEGPLADPFEAIDRLPEDHPYRLVGADALREGLDLFDDLVGDAYLGGHTDRNALVPTFGGSVKPTARYPASAAAGLASDDRPALIVGFRSLTEYDARTFADRLAAAGVPFDVAGAEVEFAEAFRADAKITRLAKALDRDEPIDGTPAREALAKAVGPHLHDVVDGEGGVDRVERVGFPAFLGDDHAAEVRAELGDRLGADVFEIPMGPPSLPGLRLEDLLYDALDDAGVRFETGTPAVGYEVDGGGDGGGGDGSGDRIDRLVMDRKGSEVPYGAEAIVLATGGLVGKGLDSDRDGVREPVLDLHVPQPADRYEWFVDDAFGEQPYARFGVRPDERLRPLDESGEVAYGNVRVAGAVVGGADVAREKSASGVSLATGLVAGREAAREVGQ, encoded by the coding sequence ATGGCGATCGATAGCGAGGTCCTCGTCGTCGGCGGGGGGATCGCCGGGATCACGGCCGCGATCGCGGCCGCCCGCGAGGGGGCCGACACGCGGCTCGTCTCGCACAAGGCGAGCACGCTGCGGCAGGCGTCCGGGCTGATCGACGCGCTCGGCTACCTCCCCGCGACCGAGCCGGCGAAGCCGCTGCGCGAGGGGCCGCCGACCGCGGGCCGGAACCTCGACCCCGACGAGTGGCCCGACCCGGAGGGGCCGCTCGCCGACCCCTTCGAGGCTATCGACCGGCTCCCCGAGGACCATCCGTACCGGCTCGTCGGCGCGGACGCGCTGCGTGAGGGGCTCGACCTGTTCGACGACCTCGTCGGCGACGCGTACCTCGGGGGCCACACCGACCGAAACGCCCTCGTCCCGACCTTCGGCGGCAGCGTGAAACCGACCGCCCGCTATCCCGCCTCGGCGGCGGCCGGGCTCGCGAGCGACGACCGCCCCGCCCTGATCGTGGGGTTCCGGTCGCTCACGGAGTACGACGCGCGGACGTTCGCCGACCGGCTCGCGGCGGCGGGCGTCCCCTTCGACGTCGCCGGCGCGGAGGTGGAGTTCGCGGAGGCGTTCCGCGCGGACGCGAAGATCACCCGCCTCGCGAAGGCGCTCGACCGCGACGAGCCGATCGACGGCACGCCGGCCCGCGAGGCGCTCGCGAAGGCGGTTGGGCCGCACCTCCACGACGTCGTCGACGGCGAGGGCGGCGTCGACCGCGTCGAGCGGGTCGGCTTCCCGGCGTTCCTCGGCGACGACCACGCGGCGGAGGTGCGCGCGGAGCTCGGCGACCGGCTCGGCGCGGACGTCTTCGAGATCCCGATGGGGCCGCCGAGCCTGCCCGGCCTCCGCCTCGAGGACCTGCTGTACGACGCGCTCGACGACGCCGGGGTCCGGTTCGAGACCGGGACGCCCGCGGTGGGGTACGAAGTAGACGGCGGCGGGGACGGCGGAGGCGGCGACGGGAGCGGCGACCGGATCGACCGCCTCGTGATGGACCGGAAGGGCAGCGAGGTGCCCTACGGCGCGGAGGCGATCGTGCTCGCGACGGGCGGGCTGGTCGGCAAGGGGCTCGACTCGGACCGCGACGGCGTCCGCGAGCCGGTCCTCGACTTACACGTCCCGCAGCCGGCGGACCGCTACGAGTGGTTCGTCGACGACGCGTTCGGCGAGCAGCCGTACGCGCGGTTCGGCGTGCGACCGGACGAGCGGCTGCGGCCGCTCGACGAGAGCGGCGAGGTGGCGTACGGGAACGTCCGGGTCGCCGGCGCGGTCGTCGGCGGCGCGGACGTGGCACGGGAGAAGTCCGCGAGCGGCGTCTCGCTCGCGACCGGCCTCGTGGCGGGCCGGGAGGCGGCACGGGAGGTTGGACAATGA
- the glpA gene encoding anaerobic glycerol-3-phosphate dehydrogenase subunit GlpA: MDDQVDVVVVGGGSTGCGVIRDLARRGLDAVLVEKGNLTHGTTGRMHGLLHSGGRYAVSDQKSARECIEENRVLRDIAAHCVEETGGMFVKRPEDDEEYFQEKLEGCRACDIPAEVIDGEEARRREPYLARDVEKAIVVPDGAVDPFRLCVANAADAREHGARVETHAEVTDVLVEDGAVVGVEIEHDTGPGKRVHREPGTTEEIRARYVVNATGAWAGQLGEMAGVDVEVRPSKGVMTVMNTRQVDTVINRCRPKGDADIVVPHETACILGTTDEEVDDPEDYPEEEWEVDLMIETLSELVPALKDARTLRSFWGVRPLYEPPGTGTDDPTDITRDYFLLDHAERDDLPGMTSIVGGKLTTYRMMAESITDHVCEKLDYDADCDTADAPLPGSEDFSVLRDYMEEFGIRSPIGRRSAQRLGSRTDDVLSGTDPNPVVCECEGVTRAEVRDGIEQAGSDLNAVRLRTRASMGNCQGGFCTHRIASELAQEYPEPVARDAEDELYQERWKGQRHALWGRQLSQAMLNHLLHATTMNRDGDPATTDADVDFGAFDAGAGAAGVDGSDDSAAGVAATDGGGHGDR, translated from the coding sequence ATGGACGATCAAGTGGACGTCGTCGTCGTCGGTGGGGGGTCGACCGGCTGCGGCGTGATACGGGACCTCGCGAGGCGGGGGCTCGACGCGGTCCTCGTCGAGAAGGGGAACCTCACGCACGGGACGACCGGGCGCATGCACGGGCTCCTCCACAGCGGCGGGAGGTACGCCGTCTCCGACCAGAAGAGCGCGCGCGAGTGTATCGAGGAGAACCGAGTCCTGCGGGACATCGCCGCCCACTGCGTCGAGGAGACGGGCGGGATGTTCGTCAAGCGGCCCGAGGACGACGAGGAGTACTTCCAGGAGAAGCTCGAGGGGTGTCGCGCGTGCGACATCCCCGCGGAGGTGATCGACGGCGAGGAGGCGCGCCGGCGGGAGCCGTACCTCGCGCGCGACGTGGAGAAGGCGATCGTCGTCCCCGACGGGGCCGTCGACCCGTTCCGGCTCTGCGTCGCGAACGCCGCCGACGCCCGCGAGCACGGCGCGCGCGTCGAGACCCACGCCGAGGTGACGGACGTGCTCGTCGAGGACGGCGCGGTCGTCGGCGTCGAGATCGAACACGACACGGGCCCGGGCAAGCGCGTCCACCGCGAGCCGGGGACGACCGAGGAGATCCGCGCGCGCTACGTCGTCAACGCCACCGGCGCGTGGGCCGGACAGCTCGGCGAGATGGCCGGCGTCGACGTGGAGGTCCGCCCGTCGAAGGGCGTGATGACCGTGATGAACACCCGGCAGGTCGACACCGTGATCAACCGCTGTCGACCGAAGGGCGACGCCGACATCGTCGTCCCCCACGAGACCGCCTGTATCCTGGGAACGACCGACGAGGAGGTCGACGACCCCGAGGACTACCCCGAGGAGGAGTGGGAGGTCGACCTGATGATCGAGACGCTCTCGGAGCTGGTGCCCGCGCTGAAGGACGCCCGCACGCTCCGATCGTTCTGGGGCGTCAGACCCCTCTACGAGCCGCCCGGAACCGGCACCGACGACCCCACCGACATCACGCGCGACTACTTCCTCCTCGACCACGCCGAGCGCGACGACCTCCCCGGCATGACGAGCATCGTCGGCGGGAAGCTCACCACCTACCGGATGATGGCGGAGTCGATCACCGACCACGTCTGCGAGAAGCTCGACTACGACGCCGACTGCGACACCGCCGACGCGCCGCTTCCCGGCTCCGAGGACTTCAGCGTCCTCCGCGACTACATGGAGGAGTTCGGCATCCGCTCGCCGATCGGCCGCCGCTCCGCCCAGCGGCTCGGATCGCGCACCGACGACGTCCTCTCCGGCACCGACCCCAACCCCGTCGTCTGCGAGTGCGAGGGGGTCACGCGCGCGGAGGTTCGAGACGGGATCGAACAGGCCGGCTCCGACCTGAACGCGGTCCGGCTGCGGACCCGCGCCTCCATGGGGAACTGCCAGGGCGGCTTCTGTACCCACCGCATCGCCTCGGAACTGGCCCAGGAGTATCCCGAGCCCGTCGCGCGCGACGCCGAGGACGAGCTCTACCAGGAGCGCTGGAAGGGCCAGCGACACGCGCTGTGGGGCCGACAGCTCTCGCAGGCGATGTTGAACCACCTGCTCCACGCCACCACGATGAACCGCGACGGCGACCCGGCGACGACGGACGCCGACGTCGACTTCGGCGCGTTCGACGCGGGGGCGGGAGCCGCCGGCGTCGACGGCTCGGACGACTCGGCCGCGGGCGTCGCGGCGACCGACGGGGGCGGGCATGGCGATCGATAG
- the glpK gene encoding glycerol kinase GlpK yields the protein MTQYVGAIDQGTTGTRFMVFDHGGQVVANAYEQHEQIYPNPGWVEHDPIEIWENTQEVVLDGLADAGLEANQLDAIGITNQRETTIVWDRETGKPVHNALVWQDRRTTDRVEELQDAGMVEEIREKTGLEADAYFSATKTEWILDNAEPLKMSSSRGRDLRDRAEDGELLMGTIDAWLIYNLTGNHITDVTNASRTMLYNIRDLEWDDELLAEFDVPKEMVPEVRPSSDEDYYGHTDADGFLGEEIPVAGALGDQQAALFGQTCFDEGDAKNTYGTGSFYLMNTGTDAVESDHGLLTTIGFQMSGEPVQYALEGSIFITGAAIEWLEDVDLINNAAQTAELARSVDSTDGVYMVPAFTGLGAPHWDGRARGTIVGMTRGTSKEHIVRATLESIAYQTRDVAEAMEADSGVETTSLRVDGGAVKNNFLCQLQSDIIQTEIARPEVDETTALGSAYAAGLAVGYWDTVDELRDNWQVDREFTPEKEAAEVDKLYSRWDDAVEKSLGWARDDEEDE from the coding sequence ATGACACAGTACGTCGGTGCGATAGACCAGGGGACGACCGGAACCCGCTTCATGGTGTTCGACCACGGCGGGCAGGTCGTCGCGAACGCCTACGAACAACACGAACAGATCTACCCCAACCCGGGCTGGGTCGAACACGACCCGATAGAGATCTGGGAGAACACCCAGGAGGTCGTCCTCGACGGGCTCGCGGACGCCGGGTTGGAGGCGAACCAACTGGACGCGATCGGGATCACGAACCAGCGCGAGACCACGATCGTGTGGGACCGCGAGACCGGCAAGCCGGTCCACAACGCCTTAGTCTGGCAGGACCGCCGGACGACCGATCGGGTCGAGGAGCTCCAGGACGCGGGAATGGTCGAGGAGATCCGCGAGAAGACCGGCCTCGAGGCCGACGCGTACTTCTCCGCGACCAAGACCGAGTGGATCCTCGACAACGCCGAGCCGCTCAAGATGTCGAGCTCCCGGGGCCGTGACCTCCGCGACCGCGCCGAGGACGGCGAGCTGCTCATGGGCACGATCGACGCGTGGCTCATCTACAACCTCACGGGCAACCACATCACGGACGTGACGAACGCGTCCCGGACGATGCTGTACAACATCCGGGACCTGGAGTGGGACGACGAGCTCCTCGCGGAGTTCGACGTGCCGAAGGAGATGGTACCGGAGGTACGCCCCTCCTCCGACGAGGACTACTACGGCCACACGGACGCGGACGGCTTCCTCGGCGAGGAGATCCCGGTCGCGGGCGCGCTCGGCGACCAGCAGGCCGCGCTGTTCGGCCAGACCTGCTTCGACGAGGGCGACGCGAAGAACACCTACGGCACCGGCTCCTTCTACCTGATGAACACCGGCACCGACGCCGTCGAGTCCGACCACGGACTCCTGACGACCATCGGCTTCCAGATGTCCGGCGAGCCCGTCCAGTACGCGCTGGAAGGGTCGATCTTCATCACCGGTGCCGCCATCGAGTGGCTCGAGGACGTCGACCTCATCAACAACGCGGCCCAGACCGCCGAGCTCGCCCGATCGGTCGACTCGACCGACGGCGTCTACATGGTCCCGGCGTTCACGGGGCTCGGCGCGCCCCACTGGGACGGCCGCGCCCGCGGCACCATCGTCGGGATGACCCGCGGCACGAGCAAGGAGCACATCGTCCGCGCGACCCTGGAGTCGATCGCCTACCAGACCCGCGACGTGGCGGAGGCGATGGAGGCCGACTCCGGCGTGGAGACGACGAGCCTCCGGGTCGACGGCGGCGCGGTGAAGAACAACTTCCTCTGTCAGCTCCAGTCGGACATCATCCAGACGGAGATCGCCCGGCCGGAGGTCGACGAGACGACCGCGCTGGGCTCGGCGTACGCCGCCGGGCTGGCGGTCGGCTACTGGGACACGGTCGACGAGCTGCGCGACAACTGGCAGGTCGACCGCGAGTTCACTCCCGAGAAGGAGGCCGCGGAGGTCGACAAGCTGTACAGCCGCTGGGACGACGCCGTCGAGAAGTCGCTCGGCTGGGCGAGAGACGACGAGGAGGACGAGTAG
- a CDS encoding Cdc6/Cdc18 family protein: MNIDDRIERRLGYDTGAGVFVDFDAVSPVFHLESPIGRGPALERLLDAFSPAFSGALPPSTYVHGPKGSGKSAVVSALFDRLATHSGPPQAIQTSTRAVEPTLPGFVYVDARRASTRFRLYHDALAAVGDETVPDHGIGTDDLAESLRDAVRTGPDVVVAVDHTNEPETPSASTVVEWLTDVSGHIVPVCLGREPPEEIEWDPDESVAFSRYRRHVLVELLTSRCSTGLGRDALSHDQVREIGEWASGDAHDALAAIAGAAIHAERDGVSTIRPADVDAGIEEVPKPCVTLGRVLSLSESRRRLLYELVTLSESDRSSVSTATETIASRRRVDLSASTVRRVLYELADAGLLDRVTVRRSDGKGRPPSRLVPRFPTHVYRELFDRSARA, from the coding sequence GTGAACATCGACGACCGGATCGAGCGGCGACTCGGATACGACACGGGAGCGGGCGTCTTCGTCGACTTCGACGCCGTCTCCCCGGTGTTCCACCTCGAGTCGCCGATCGGCCGCGGCCCGGCGCTCGAGCGTCTGCTCGACGCGTTCAGCCCGGCCTTCTCCGGCGCGTTGCCGCCGAGCACCTACGTCCACGGCCCGAAGGGGAGCGGCAAGTCCGCGGTCGTCTCCGCGCTGTTCGACCGGCTCGCGACCCACAGCGGGCCGCCGCAGGCGATCCAGACGTCGACGCGGGCGGTCGAGCCGACGCTTCCGGGGTTCGTCTACGTGGACGCCAGGCGGGCCTCGACCCGGTTCCGGCTCTATCACGACGCGCTGGCGGCCGTCGGCGACGAGACGGTGCCCGACCACGGCATCGGCACCGACGACCTCGCGGAGTCGCTCCGGGACGCGGTCCGCACGGGCCCCGACGTCGTGGTCGCGGTCGACCACACCAACGAGCCGGAGACGCCGAGCGCGTCGACGGTCGTCGAGTGGCTCACCGACGTGAGCGGCCACATCGTGCCGGTGTGTCTCGGCCGGGAGCCGCCCGAGGAGATCGAGTGGGACCCCGACGAGTCAGTGGCGTTCTCGCGGTACCGCCGGCACGTGCTCGTCGAGCTGCTGACGAGCCGGTGTTCGACGGGGCTCGGCCGCGACGCGCTCAGCCACGACCAGGTCCGCGAGATCGGCGAGTGGGCCTCCGGCGACGCCCACGACGCGCTCGCCGCGATCGCCGGGGCCGCCATCCACGCCGAGCGCGACGGGGTCTCGACGATCCGGCCCGCGGACGTCGACGCGGGTATCGAGGAGGTCCCGAAGCCCTGCGTCACGCTGGGGCGCGTCCTCTCGCTCTCGGAGAGCCGCCGCCGCCTCCTCTACGAGCTCGTGACGCTGTCCGAGTCGGACCGGTCCTCGGTGAGCACCGCGACGGAGACGATCGCCTCCCGTCGGCGCGTCGACCTGTCGGCCTCGACGGTGCGGCGCGTGCTCTACGAGCTCGCCGACGCCGGGCTGCTCGATCGCGTGACCGTCCGGCGGAGCGACGGTAAGGGACGGCCGCCGAGCCGGCTCGTCCCGCGGTTCCCGACACACGTCTACCGCGAGCTGTTCGACCGGTCGGCGCGCGCCTGA
- a CDS encoding HAD-IIB family hydrolase, which yields MVPPLALDIDGTLTTPDGRLDARVFELLPDWEAPVALATGKAFPYPVALAGFLGRDATVIAENGGVVHVDDETTILGDPATARAVVETFLERGGDLGWGGDETVNRWRETEVAVSVDADEALLREVAAAAGGVEVVDTGYAFHVKSPDVSKGEGLVRVAEALDLDPGEFVAVGDSENDVSTFEVAGDSYAVANADEAATAAADVVLEAGYMDGTAAVLEALRAGREP from the coding sequence ATGGTTCCGCCCCTCGCGCTCGACATCGACGGGACGCTGACGACGCCGGACGGCCGCCTCGACGCTCGGGTCTTCGAGCTGTTGCCCGACTGGGAGGCCCCCGTGGCGCTCGCGACCGGCAAGGCGTTCCCGTACCCGGTGGCGCTCGCGGGGTTCCTCGGCCGCGACGCGACCGTGATCGCGGAGAACGGCGGGGTCGTCCACGTCGACGACGAGACGACGATCCTCGGGGACCCGGCGACCGCGCGCGCCGTGGTCGAGACGTTCCTCGAGCGCGGCGGCGACCTGGGCTGGGGCGGGGACGAGACGGTGAACCGGTGGCGCGAGACGGAGGTGGCGGTCTCCGTCGACGCCGACGAGGCGCTGTTGCGCGAGGTCGCCGCGGCCGCGGGCGGCGTGGAGGTCGTCGACACCGGCTACGCGTTCCACGTCAAATCGCCGGACGTGAGCAAGGGCGAGGGGCTCGTGCGGGTCGCCGAGGCGCTCGATCTCGACCCGGGCGAGTTCGTCGCGGTCGGCGACAGCGAGAACGACGTCTCGACGTTCGAGGTCGCCGGCGACTCCTACGCCGTCGCCAACGCGGACGAGGCGGCGACCGCGGCCGCCGACGTCGTCCTCGAGGCGGGATACATGGACGGTACCGCGGCAGTTCTGGAGGCCCTGCGGGCGGGTCGAGAGCCGTGA